The Chryseobacterium turcicum nucleotide sequence AATTAGATGTATAACCGTAGATGACGAGCCCTTAGCATTGAATATGATTAGCTCCTTTGTCAGACAAACACCTTTTCTGGAACTTGTTGCTGAATTTGACAATGCGATCGATGCTCTTAATTATATTCAATCCAATCCTGTTCAATTACTACTGCTCGACATTCAAATGGCAGATCTTACCGGTATGGAACTTGCAAGGGTT carries:
- a CDS encoding LytR/AlgR family response regulator transcription factor translates to MKIRCITVDDEPLALNMISSFVRQTPFLELVAEFDNAIDALNYIQSNPVQLLLLDIQMADLTGMELARVLAADASKHKPFIIFTTAYSEFALEGYRVDAIDYVLKPF